From the Streptomyces sp. Tu 2975 genome, one window contains:
- the shc gene encoding squalene--hopene cyclase, translating into MTATTDGSSGPVRAGAATAGDTTTTTAARTTAPGTDVRDAAGRAAERAVEHLLARQDAQGWWKGDLETNVTMDAEDLLLRQFLGIQDAATVEASARFIRGRQRDDGTWATFYGGPGELSTTIEAYVALRLAGDRPDDPHMQRAASWVRSRGGIAAARVFTRIWLALFGWWKWDDLPELPPELVLLPTWFPLNIYDFGCWARQTIVPLTVVSAKRPVRPAPFALDELHTDPAMPNPQKRFAPAASWDGFFQRADKALHLYHKVAPRRLRRAAMNAAARWIIERQENDGCWGGIQPPAVYSVIALHLLGYDLEHPVMRAGLESLDRFAVHHEEDGLPVRMIEACQSPVWDTCLATIALADAGLPADHPALVKAADWMLSEQVVRPGDWSVRRPGVGPGGWAFEFHNDNYPDIDDTAEVVLALRRVKHPDPERVDAAVARGTRWNLGMQSRNGAWGAFDADNTSPFPNRLPFCDFGEVIDPPSADVTAHVVEMLAHEGMADDPRTRRGVRWLLQEQEACGAWFGRWGVNYVYGTGAVVPALIAAGLPASHPAVRRAVTWLEAVQNEDGGWGEDLRSYREEQSIGRGASTASQTGWALLALLSAGEREGRAVERGVAYLARTQRPDGSWEEPYFTGTGFPWDFSINYHLYRQVFPLTALGRFLHGEPPVGRTAARQGADGGPTGACRPRRSAADRLCARHREVRAAGR; encoded by the coding sequence ATGACAGCGACGACCGACGGAAGCAGCGGGCCCGTCCGGGCCGGTGCTGCCACTGCCGGCGACACGACCACGACGACCGCCGCCCGGACCACCGCGCCGGGCACCGACGTACGGGACGCGGCCGGACGTGCCGCGGAACGGGCCGTCGAGCATCTGCTCGCGCGGCAGGACGCCCAGGGGTGGTGGAAGGGCGACCTCGAGACCAACGTGACCATGGACGCGGAGGACCTCCTCCTGCGGCAGTTCCTCGGCATCCAGGACGCGGCGACCGTGGAGGCCTCCGCCCGCTTCATCCGCGGGCGGCAGCGGGACGACGGCACCTGGGCGACCTTCTACGGCGGCCCGGGCGAACTGTCCACCACCATCGAGGCGTACGTCGCCCTGCGGCTGGCGGGCGACCGCCCGGACGACCCGCACATGCAGCGAGCCGCCTCCTGGGTCAGGAGCAGGGGCGGCATCGCGGCGGCGCGGGTCTTCACCCGGATCTGGCTCGCCCTGTTCGGTTGGTGGAAGTGGGACGACCTGCCGGAGCTGCCGCCGGAGCTGGTCCTCCTGCCCACGTGGTTCCCGCTGAACATCTACGACTTCGGCTGCTGGGCGCGCCAGACCATCGTGCCCCTGACCGTCGTCTCCGCGAAGCGGCCGGTGCGGCCGGCCCCGTTCGCCCTCGACGAGCTGCACACCGACCCGGCGATGCCCAACCCGCAGAAGCGGTTCGCCCCGGCGGCCAGTTGGGACGGCTTCTTCCAGCGCGCCGACAAGGCGCTGCACCTCTACCACAAGGTGGCGCCCCGCCGGCTGCGCCGGGCGGCCATGAACGCCGCGGCCCGCTGGATCATCGAACGGCAGGAGAACGACGGCTGCTGGGGCGGCATCCAACCGCCGGCCGTGTACTCGGTGATCGCCCTGCATCTGCTCGGCTACGACCTCGAACACCCCGTCATGCGGGCGGGACTCGAGTCGCTCGACCGCTTCGCCGTCCACCACGAGGAGGACGGCCTACCCGTACGGATGATCGAGGCCTGCCAGTCCCCGGTCTGGGACACCTGCCTCGCCACCATCGCCCTCGCCGACGCCGGTCTGCCCGCCGACCATCCCGCCCTGGTGAAGGCGGCGGACTGGATGCTGAGCGAGCAGGTCGTGCGGCCCGGCGACTGGTCGGTGCGCAGGCCCGGAGTCGGGCCCGGCGGTTGGGCGTTCGAGTTCCACAACGACAACTACCCCGACATCGACGACACGGCCGAGGTGGTCCTCGCCCTGCGGCGGGTGAAGCATCCGGACCCGGAGAGGGTGGACGCGGCCGTGGCCCGCGGCACGCGCTGGAACCTCGGCATGCAGTCCCGGAACGGTGCCTGGGGAGCGTTCGACGCCGACAACACCAGCCCGTTCCCGAACCGGCTGCCTTTCTGTGACTTCGGCGAGGTCATCGACCCACCGTCGGCGGACGTCACCGCGCACGTCGTGGAGATGCTCGCCCACGAGGGTATGGCCGACGACCCGCGCACCCGCCGTGGCGTGCGGTGGCTGCTGCAGGAACAGGAGGCCTGCGGAGCCTGGTTCGGCCGCTGGGGGGTCAACTACGTGTACGGCACGGGCGCGGTGGTCCCCGCCCTGATCGCCGCCGGACTGCCCGCCTCCCACCCGGCTGTCCGCCGGGCGGTCACCTGGCTCGAGGCCGTCCAGAACGAGGACGGCGGGTGGGGCGAGGATCTGCGCTCATACCGGGAGGAGCAGTCCATCGGGCGCGGCGCCTCCACGGCCTCGCAGACCGGCTGGGCGCTGCTGGCGCTGCTGTCGGCGGGTGAGCGGGAGGGCAGGGCCGTCGAGCGGGGTGTCGCATACCTGGCGCGGACGCAGCGGCCGGACGGCTCCTGGGAGGAGCCGTACTTCACGGGTACCGGCTTCCCCTGGGACTTCTCGATCAACTACCACCTGTACCGGCAGGTCTTCCCCCTCACCGCGCTCGGCCGCTTCCTCCACGGGGAACCGCCCGTGGGCCGTACGGCCGCCCGCCAGGGGGCTGATGGGGGACCTACAGGAGCCTGCCGTCCCCGCCGTTCCGC
- a CDS encoding polyprenyl synthetase family protein: MHSAYPADDTAQSAESVDISALLERGRTLSTPVLRAAVERLAPPMDTVAAYHFGWIDAQGRPSEGDGGKAVRPALALLSAEAAGAAPEVGIPGAVAVELVHNFSLLHDDLMDGDEQRRHRDTVWKVHGPALAILVGDALFALANEVLLESGTVEAGRAARRLTTASRKLIDGQAQDISYEHRERVTVEECLEMEGNKTGALLACAVSIGAVLGGADERTADTLEAYGYHLGLAFQAVDDLLGIWGDPVATGKQTWSDLRQRKKSLPVVAALAAGGPASERLGELLAADAKSSDFDSFSEEEFATRAALIEEAGGREWTSQEARRQHAVAIQALDGVDMPERVRAQLVALADFVVVRKR, from the coding sequence GTGCACTCGGCGTACCCGGCTGACGACACCGCACAGAGCGCGGAGAGTGTCGACATCTCCGCGCTGCTGGAGCGCGGACGGACCTTGTCCACGCCGGTGCTGCGCGCCGCCGTGGAGCGGCTCGCGCCGCCCATGGACACGGTCGCCGCCTACCACTTCGGCTGGATCGACGCGCAGGGGCGGCCCTCGGAGGGCGACGGCGGCAAGGCCGTACGCCCGGCGCTGGCGCTGCTGTCCGCAGAGGCGGCGGGCGCCGCACCCGAGGTCGGCATCCCCGGGGCCGTCGCCGTGGAGCTGGTGCACAACTTCTCGCTCCTGCACGACGACCTCATGGACGGCGACGAACAGCGCCGCCACCGCGACACGGTCTGGAAGGTGCACGGGCCCGCGCTGGCGATCCTGGTCGGCGACGCGCTGTTCGCGCTGGCGAACGAAGTGCTGCTGGAGAGCGGCACCGTGGAGGCGGGGCGGGCCGCGCGCCGCCTCACCACCGCGTCCCGCAAGCTCATCGACGGCCAGGCCCAGGACATCTCCTACGAGCACCGCGAGCGGGTCACCGTCGAGGAGTGCCTGGAGATGGAGGGCAACAAGACCGGCGCGCTGCTGGCCTGCGCCGTCTCCATCGGCGCGGTGCTCGGCGGGGCCGACGAGCGGACCGCCGACACGCTGGAGGCGTACGGCTACCACCTCGGTCTCGCCTTCCAGGCCGTCGACGACCTGCTCGGCATCTGGGGCGACCCGGTCGCCACCGGAAAGCAGACCTGGAGCGACCTGCGCCAGCGCAAGAAGTCCCTGCCCGTCGTCGCGGCGCTCGCGGCCGGCGGTCCGGCCTCCGAGCGGCTCGGCGAGCTGCTCGCCGCCGACGCGAAGAGCAGCGACTTCGACAGCTTCTCCGAGGAGGAGTTCGCCACCCGGGCGGCCCTGATCGAGGAGGCCGGCGGCCGGGAGTGGACCTCCCAGGAGGCCCGCCGCCAGCACGCCGTCGCGATCCAGGCCCTCGACGGTGTCGACATGCCGGAACGGGTCCGCGCGCAGCTCGTCGCGCTCGCGGACTTCGTCGTCGTACGAAAGAGATGA
- the hpnE gene encoding hydroxysqualene dehydroxylase HpnE encodes MTADGMDSRHAVVVGGGLAGVTAALQLADAGVRVTLLESRPRLGGLAFSFRRGELTVDNGQHVYLRCCTAYRWFLDRIDGAHLAPVQDRLDVPVLDVAARKGPRLGRLRRSTLPVPLHLAGSLAGYPHLSLAERAGVGRAALALKGLDPTDPALDGVDFATWLGRHGQSPRAVAALWDLVGVATLNARAPQASLGLAAMVFKTGLLSEPGAADIGWAHVPLGELHDTLARKALDSAGVRTELSTRVRRISRPADGRWQVDVDGEQLDADTVVLAVAQREAHALLPVGALEDPDRLLDIGTAPILNIHVVYDRKVLRRPFFAALGTPVQWVFDRTEASGADEGQYLAVSQSAAQDEIDEPVSVLRKRYLPELERLLPAARGAGVRDFFVTRERTATFAPSPGVGRLRPPAHTRAPGLYLAGAWTATGWPATMEGAVRSGFSAAGAALSELGRRHEHPLKEAA; translated from the coding sequence ATGACGGCCGACGGCATGGACTCCCGGCACGCTGTGGTGGTCGGCGGCGGCCTCGCCGGTGTCACCGCGGCGCTCCAGCTCGCCGACGCGGGAGTCCGGGTCACCCTGCTCGAGAGCCGGCCACGGCTCGGCGGGCTCGCCTTCTCCTTCCGCCGCGGCGAGCTCACCGTGGACAACGGCCAGCACGTGTACCTGCGTTGCTGCACCGCCTACCGCTGGTTCCTCGACCGGATCGACGGCGCGCACCTCGCTCCGGTCCAGGACCGTCTGGACGTTCCCGTACTCGACGTCGCCGCCAGGAAGGGGCCGAGACTCGGCCGCCTGCGGCGCTCCACCCTGCCCGTACCGCTGCACCTCGCCGGGAGCCTCGCCGGCTATCCGCACCTCTCGCTCGCCGAGCGGGCCGGCGTCGGGCGTGCCGCGCTCGCGCTGAAGGGGCTGGATCCCACCGACCCGGCCCTGGACGGCGTCGACTTCGCCACCTGGCTCGGCCGGCACGGCCAGTCGCCGCGCGCCGTCGCCGCCTTGTGGGACCTCGTCGGCGTCGCGACCCTCAACGCCCGGGCACCGCAGGCGTCCCTGGGTCTCGCCGCGATGGTCTTCAAGACAGGGCTGCTGTCCGAGCCCGGCGCCGCCGACATCGGCTGGGCCCACGTGCCGCTCGGCGAACTGCACGACACCCTCGCCCGCAAGGCCCTCGACTCGGCCGGGGTGCGCACCGAACTGTCCACCCGGGTACGCCGGATCAGCCGGCCGGCTGACGGCCGCTGGCAGGTCGACGTGGACGGCGAGCAACTGGACGCCGACACCGTCGTGCTGGCCGTCGCGCAGCGCGAGGCCCACGCGCTGCTCCCCGTCGGCGCGCTGGAGGATCCCGACCGGCTGCTCGACATCGGCACCGCCCCGATCCTCAACATCCATGTGGTGTACGACCGCAAGGTGCTGCGCCGGCCCTTCTTCGCCGCGCTCGGCACGCCGGTCCAGTGGGTCTTCGACCGCACTGAGGCGTCGGGCGCCGACGAAGGCCAGTACCTCGCGGTCTCCCAGTCCGCGGCACAGGACGAGATCGACGAACCCGTCTCCGTGCTGCGGAAGAGGTATCTGCCGGAGCTGGAAAGGCTGTTGCCCGCCGCGCGCGGTGCCGGGGTGCGGGATTTCTTCGTCACCCGTGAGCGTACGGCGACCTTCGCACCGTCCCCCGGCGTCGGCAGGCTGCGGCCGCCCGCGCACACACGCGCGCCCGGCCTGTACCTTGCTGGCGCGTGGACTGCCACCGGCTGGCCCGCGACCATGGAGGGCGCCGTGCGCAGCGGATTCAGTGCCGCGGGTGCTGCGCTCTCCGAGCTCGGCCGCCGCCATGAACATCCCCTCAAGGAGGCGGCGTGA
- the hpnD gene encoding presqualene diphosphate synthase HpnD — MSRTMEGPTQVPTAPVQAAYSYCEAVTGQQARNFAYGIRLLPPHKRQAMSALYAFSRRVDDIGDGTLKPQAKQDRLEATRELLGRIRQGVVDDDDTDPVAVALCDAARRFPLPLGGLDELIDGVLMDVRGETYETWDDLKAYCRCVAGAIGRLSLGVFGTQPGTRGADRAPEYADTLGLALQLTNILRDIAEDAANGRTYLPADDLAKFGCSEGFHGTTPPPGSDFAGLVHFEVRRARALFAEGYRLLPMLDRRSGACVAAMAGIYRRLLDRIERDPDAVLRGRVSLPGREKAYVAVRGLSGLDARHIGRQTHGGRR; from the coding sequence ATGAGCCGGACGATGGAGGGACCGACCCAGGTGCCGACCGCGCCGGTGCAGGCCGCGTACAGCTACTGCGAGGCCGTCACCGGACAGCAGGCCCGTAACTTCGCCTACGGCATCAGGCTCCTGCCGCCGCACAAGCGCCAGGCCATGTCGGCGCTGTACGCGTTCTCGCGGCGCGTCGACGACATCGGCGACGGCACGCTGAAGCCGCAGGCCAAGCAGGACCGGCTGGAGGCCACGCGCGAACTGCTCGGACGCATCAGGCAGGGCGTCGTCGACGACGACGACACGGACCCCGTCGCCGTCGCGCTGTGCGACGCCGCACGCCGCTTCCCGCTGCCGCTCGGCGGCCTCGACGAACTCATCGACGGCGTGCTGATGGACGTCCGGGGCGAGACGTACGAGACCTGGGACGACCTCAAGGCCTACTGCCGGTGCGTGGCCGGCGCGATCGGGCGGCTCTCGCTCGGTGTGTTCGGCACCCAGCCCGGCACGCGCGGAGCCGACCGCGCCCCCGAGTACGCCGACACGCTGGGCCTTGCGCTGCAACTGACCAACATTCTCAGGGACATCGCCGAGGACGCGGCCAACGGCCGCACCTACCTGCCCGCCGACGACCTCGCCAAGTTCGGCTGTTCCGAGGGCTTCCACGGCACGACACCGCCCCCCGGCTCGGACTTCGCGGGCCTGGTCCACTTCGAAGTACGGCGCGCCCGCGCCCTGTTCGCCGAGGGCTACCGCCTGCTGCCGATGCTGGACCGGCGCAGCGGCGCGTGCGTCGCGGCCATGGCCGGCATCTACCGCCGCCTCCTCGACCGCATCGAACGCGACCCCGACGCCGTGCTCCGTGGCCGTGTCTCGCTGCCGGGTCGCGAGAAGGCGTACGTCGCCGTCCGTGGACTGTCCGGCCTGGACGCCCGCCACATCGGCCGCCAGACCCACGGAGGGCGCCGGTGA
- the hpnC gene encoding squalene synthase HpnC, translated as MTGTADLRADDPARGTLDKAADENFPVAPFFLPRAWRDDLMAVYGYARLVDDIGDGDLAPGGADARHLGVGPDLAGDRLALLDAFEADLRRVFDLSGDAPRHPLLRALRPAVARRSLTPEPFLGLIAANRQDQLVRRYETYEDLLAYCELSANPVGRLVLGITGTASPERLRRSDAVCTGLQIVEHLQDVAEDLTRDRIYLPAEDMKRFHITEADLAAPTAGASVRALIAYEAQRARALLDEGVGLVGSVDGRLRLLLAGFVGGGRAALAAIAAAGHDVLPAPPRATRPRLLREVGTVLRRARREG; from the coding sequence GTGACGGGCACCGCGGACCTCCGCGCCGACGACCCGGCCCGGGGCACCCTCGACAAGGCCGCCGACGAGAACTTCCCCGTCGCCCCGTTCTTCCTGCCCCGCGCCTGGCGCGACGACCTCATGGCCGTCTACGGCTACGCCCGTCTCGTCGACGACATCGGCGACGGGGACCTCGCGCCCGGCGGCGCCGACGCCCGCCACCTGGGCGTCGGACCGGACCTGGCCGGTGACCGGCTCGCCCTTCTCGACGCCTTCGAGGCCGACCTGCGCCGCGTCTTCGACCTGTCCGGCGACGCCCCGCGCCACCCGCTGCTGCGCGCGTTGCGGCCCGCCGTCGCGCGCCGCTCGCTCACCCCCGAGCCGTTCCTCGGTCTGATCGCCGCCAACCGGCAGGACCAGCTGGTACGCCGCTACGAGACCTACGAGGACCTCCTCGCCTACTGCGAGCTGTCGGCGAACCCGGTCGGCCGGCTCGTCCTCGGCATCACCGGCACGGCGAGCCCCGAGCGATTGCGCCGCTCCGACGCCGTGTGCACCGGGCTCCAGATCGTCGAGCATCTCCAGGACGTCGCGGAGGACCTCACCCGCGACCGGATCTACCTGCCGGCCGAGGACATGAAACGTTTCCACATCACGGAGGCCGACCTTGCCGCACCGACCGCGGGCGCCTCGGTGCGCGCACTGATCGCCTACGAAGCGCAGCGGGCGCGCGCGCTGCTCGACGAGGGCGTCGGGCTGGTCGGCTCCGTCGACGGGCGGCTGCGGCTGCTGCTGGCGGGTTTCGTCGGCGGTGGGCGTGCCGCGCTCGCCGCGATCGCCGCCGCCGGACATGATGTGCTGCCCGCACCGCCCCGAGCGACCAGGCCGAGGCTGCTGCGTGAAGTGGGGACCGTCTTGCGAAGAGCGCGTAGAGAGGGATGA
- a CDS encoding ABC transporter ATP-binding protein, translating into MAENIDNRAGRVPTVIADDVHIVYRVNAGGGGKGSATAALSRIVRREKGEARGVRKVHAVRGVTFTAYRGEAIGLIGTNGSGKSTLLRAIAGLLPAESGKVYTDGQPSLLGVNAALMNDLTGERNVILGGLAMGMSREEIRERYEGIVDFSGINEKGDFITLPMRTYSSGMAARLRFSIAAAKDHDVLMIDEALATGDRRFQIRSEQRIRELRKEAGTVFLVSHSNKSIRDTCDRVLWLEKGELLMDGPTDEVIKAYEKETGR; encoded by the coding sequence GTGGCTGAGAACATCGACAACAGAGCCGGGCGTGTCCCGACGGTCATCGCCGACGACGTGCACATCGTGTACCGGGTCAACGCCGGCGGCGGCGGCAAGGGCAGCGCCACCGCGGCGCTGAGCCGGATCGTGCGCCGGGAGAAGGGCGAGGCCCGCGGTGTGCGCAAGGTCCACGCCGTGCGCGGCGTCACCTTCACCGCCTACCGCGGCGAGGCGATCGGACTCATCGGCACCAACGGCTCCGGCAAGTCGACCCTGCTCCGCGCCATCGCCGGTCTGCTGCCGGCCGAGAGCGGCAAGGTCTACACCGACGGCCAGCCCTCCCTGCTCGGCGTCAATGCCGCGCTGATGAACGACCTGACCGGCGAGCGCAACGTCATACTCGGCGGCCTGGCCATGGGCATGTCGCGCGAGGAGATCCGCGAGCGCTACGAGGGGATCGTCGACTTCTCCGGCATCAACGAGAAGGGCGACTTCATCACCCTGCCGATGCGCACGTACTCCTCCGGCATGGCGGCCAGGCTCCGCTTCTCCATCGCCGCGGCGAAGGACCACGACGTCCTGATGATCGACGAGGCACTGGCCACCGGTGACCGCCGGTTCCAGATCCGTTCCGAGCAGCGCATCAGGGAGCTCCGCAAGGAGGCCGGCACGGTCTTCCTCGTCAGCCACAGCAACAAGTCGATCAGGGACACCTGCGACCGGGTCCTGTGGCTGGAGAAGGGTGAACTCCTGATGGACGGTCCGACCGACGAGGTCATCAAGGCGTACGAGAAGGAGACGGGCAGGTAG
- a CDS encoding ABC transporter permease — protein MSDTTHDGAIATSPMPSPDDGLSPSQLAAKYGLTVSGARPGLASYIRQLWGRRHFILAFSQAKLTAQYSQAKLGQLWQVATPLLNALVYFLIFGLILDADRGFSTEVYIPFLVTGVFVFTFTQSSVMAGVRAISGNLGLVRALHFPRASLPISFALQQLQQLLFSMIVLLAVVVGFGSYPSLSWLLVLPALVLQFVFNTGLAMIMARLGSKTPDLAQLMPFVMRTWLYASGVMFSIPVMLADKPAWIADVLMYNPAAVYMDLIRFALIDGYGSENLPSHVWAAGLGWALLVGFAGFVYFWKAEERYGRG, from the coding sequence GTGAGTGACACAACCCATGACGGAGCCATCGCGACGAGCCCCATGCCGTCGCCGGACGACGGCCTGTCTCCGTCACAGCTCGCCGCCAAGTACGGCCTGACCGTCAGCGGCGCCCGCCCGGGCCTGGCTTCGTACATCAGGCAGCTCTGGGGCCGCCGCCACTTCATCCTGGCCTTTTCGCAGGCCAAGCTGACGGCCCAGTACAGCCAGGCGAAGCTGGGCCAGCTCTGGCAGGTGGCGACGCCGCTGCTGAACGCGCTGGTGTACTTCCTGATCTTCGGCCTGATCCTCGACGCCGACCGGGGCTTCAGCACCGAGGTCTACATCCCGTTCCTGGTGACCGGTGTGTTCGTGTTCACCTTCACCCAGAGCTCGGTGATGGCGGGTGTGCGGGCGATCTCGGGCAACCTGGGGCTGGTGCGCGCGCTGCACTTCCCGCGGGCGTCGCTGCCGATCTCGTTCGCGCTCCAGCAGCTCCAGCAGCTGCTGTTCTCGATGATCGTGCTGCTGGCGGTGGTGGTCGGCTTCGGCAGCTACCCCTCCCTGTCCTGGCTGCTGGTGCTCCCCGCGCTCGTGCTGCAGTTCGTGTTCAACACCGGCCTGGCCATGATCATGGCGAGGCTCGGCTCGAAGACCCCCGACCTGGCCCAGCTGATGCCGTTCGTCATGCGGACCTGGCTCTACGCCTCGGGCGTGATGTTCTCCATCCCGGTGATGCTCGCCGACAAGCCGGCCTGGATCGCGGACGTCCTCATGTACAACCCGGCCGCCGTCTACATGGACCTCATCCGGTTCGCGCTGATCGACGGCTACGGTTCGGAGAACCTGCCCTCGCACGTCTGGGCGGCCGGCCTGGGCTGGGCTCTTCTGGTCGGCTTCGCGGGCTTCGTGTACTTCTGGAAGGCTGAGGAGCGGTACGGCCGTGGCTGA
- a CDS encoding glycosyltransferase — protein MSAPLKLGAVVITMGTRPDELRALLDSVAKQDGDPIEVVVVGNGAPVVDVPAGVRTIDLPENLGIPGGRNVGIEAFGPGGSDVDVLLFLDDDGLLPDAGTAQLVREAFDADPGLGIVSFRIADPETGLTQRRHVPRLRASDPMRSSRVTTFLGGANAVRTKVLEEVGGLPDEFFYAHEETDLAWRALDAGWSIEYRADMVLLHPTMPPSRHAVYHRMVARNRVWVARRNLPLPLVPVYVGVWVLLTLLRRPTLPALKAWFGGFREGWRTPCGPRRPMKWRTVWRLTRLGRPPVI, from the coding sequence GTGAGCGCCCCACTGAAGCTCGGCGCCGTCGTGATCACGATGGGGACCCGGCCCGACGAACTGCGCGCACTCCTCGACTCGGTCGCCAAGCAGGACGGCGACCCGATCGAGGTGGTCGTGGTCGGCAACGGCGCTCCCGTGGTGGACGTGCCCGCGGGTGTGCGCACGATCGACCTGCCGGAGAACCTCGGGATCCCCGGCGGCCGCAACGTCGGCATCGAGGCATTCGGACCCGGCGGCTCGGACGTCGACGTCCTGCTCTTCCTGGACGACGACGGACTGCTCCCCGACGCGGGCACCGCCCAGCTGGTCCGGGAGGCCTTCGACGCGGACCCCGGCCTGGGTATCGTCAGCTTCCGCATCGCCGATCCCGAGACCGGGCTCACCCAGCGCCGCCACGTCCCGAGGCTGCGCGCTTCCGACCCCATGCGCTCCTCGCGGGTCACCACCTTCCTCGGTGGGGCGAACGCCGTGCGCACGAAGGTGCTGGAGGAGGTCGGCGGGCTTCCCGACGAGTTCTTCTACGCCCACGAGGAGACGGATCTCGCCTGGCGCGCTCTGGACGCGGGCTGGTCCATCGAGTACCGCGCGGACATGGTGCTCCTTCACCCGACCATGCCCCCCTCCCGGCACGCGGTCTACCACCGGATGGTGGCCCGCAACCGGGTGTGGGTGGCGCGGCGGAACCTGCCCCTGCCGCTGGTGCCCGTCTACGTGGGGGTGTGGGTGCTCCTCACCCTCCTGCGGCGCCCGACGCTGCCGGCGCTCAAGGCGTGGTTCGGCGGTTTCCGGGAGGGATGGCGCACCCCCTGTGGACCGCGCCGCCCGATGAAGTGGCGTACGGTGTGGCGTCTCACCAGGCTGGGCCGACCTCCTGTCATCTGA
- a CDS encoding CDP-alcohol phosphatidyltransferase family protein, which translates to MPRPSVAELRPVVHPAGVKDRRSGEHWGGRLYMREISLRITRLLVTTKVTPNQLTYVMTLAGVLAAPALLVPGIWGAVLGVVAVQLYLLLDCVDGEVARWKKQFSLSGVYLDRVGAYLCDAAVLVGFGLRAADLWGSGRTDWLWAFLGTLAALGAILIKAETDLVGVARHQGGLPPVKEAAAEPRSSGMALARRAAAALKFHRLVLGIEASLLILVLAVLDEVRGDLFFSRLGVAVLAGIALLQTLLHLVSVLASSRLK; encoded by the coding sequence ATGCCAAGACCATCAGTAGCTGAACTCCGCCCGGTCGTTCACCCCGCGGGTGTGAAGGACCGGCGCAGCGGTGAGCACTGGGGCGGCCGCCTCTACATGCGAGAGATCTCCCTGCGCATCACCCGCCTCCTCGTCACCACCAAGGTCACGCCCAACCAGCTGACCTACGTGATGACCCTCGCCGGTGTCCTCGCCGCTCCCGCCCTGCTCGTGCCGGGCATATGGGGGGCCGTCCTCGGCGTCGTGGCGGTCCAGCTCTATCTGCTGCTCGACTGCGTCGACGGCGAGGTGGCCCGCTGGAAGAAGCAGTTCTCGCTGTCCGGCGTGTACCTGGACCGGGTCGGCGCCTACCTGTGCGACGCGGCGGTCCTGGTCGGTTTCGGCCTGCGCGCCGCGGACCTGTGGGGCAGCGGCCGGACCGACTGGCTGTGGGCCTTCCTCGGCACCCTCGCCGCACTCGGCGCGATCCTGATCAAGGCCGAGACCGACCTGGTGGGCGTCGCCCGCCACCAGGGCGGCCTGCCGCCGGTCAAGGAGGCGGCCGCCGAGCCGCGCTCCTCCGGCATGGCGCTCGCCCGCCGGGCCGCCGCCGCGCTGAAGTTCCACCGGCTGGTCCTCGGCATCGAGGCGTCCCTGCTCATCCTGGTGCTGGCCGTCCTCGACGAGGTCCGGGGCGACCTGTTCTTCTCCCGCCTCGGCGTCGCGGTGCTGGCCGGCATCGCGCTGCTCCAGACGCTGCTCCACCTCGTGTCCGTCCTCGCTTCGAGCAGGCTGAAGTGA